One region of Eretmochelys imbricata isolate rEreImb1 chromosome 2, rEreImb1.hap1, whole genome shotgun sequence genomic DNA includes:
- the LOC144260209 gene encoding uncharacterized protein LOC144260209, which translates to MVDLTAHWRAQHGKGDGDEKSFSTMGSHVGTTQPGERAHEYAKCGKRFVKKGNLTAHRRPHRRQGHEVPNGCEGNTTATGDLTAHQRPLRRQGSQEPNRCERDLTGDLIRHKTSTAEAEPSPSLEVEESHQGALSVPRGGLRRKRTHTCSECGKKFSKKGNLTKHQRTHRDERPFKCGQCQKCFFVRSQLVQHERIHTGERPYKCAECGKCFTQKSNIIIHQRIHTGERPFKCADCGKSFIDKSQLITHRRTHTGERPFTCSECGKGFRQKITLITHQRIHTREEPYTCAQCSKSFSQKANLMRHQLIHTREGPYICTECGESYGAIGHLKRHQLIHAGERSHVCTKCGKNFTRKSSLNRHQEIHANDRPYVVVAAENLTVVYEIMQVPL; encoded by the coding sequence ATGGTAGATCTGACAGCCCACTGGAGAGCCCAGCATGGCAAGGGTGATGGAGATGAGAAAAGCTTCAGCACCATGGGGAGCCACGTAGGTACCACACAGCcgggagagagagcacatgagTATGCCAAATGTGGGAAACGCTTTGTTAAGAAGGGGAATCTCACAGCCCATCGGAGACCTCACAGGAGACAGGGCCATGAGGTACCCAATGGGTGTGAGGGAAATACAACAGCAACAGGAGATCTCACAGCCCATCAGAGACCTCTCAGGAGACAAGGCTCACAGGAACCCAACAGGTGTGAGAGAGATCTGACAGGAGATCTCATAAGACACAAGACAAGCACCGCAGAAGCGGAACCATCCCCCAGCCTGGAAGTCGAGGAAAGCCACCAGGGAGCACTCTCCGTCCCAAGGGGAGGCCTGAGGAGAAAGCGGACTCACACGTGCTCTGAATGTGGGAAGAAGTTCAGCAAGAAAGGCAACCTCACCAAGCATCAGCGCACCCACCGGGACGAGCGGCCATTCAAgtgtggccaatgccagaagtGCTTCTTCGTGAGGTCCCAGCTTGTCCAGCACgagaggatccacacaggggagCGGCCGTACAAGTGCGCCGAGTGCGGCAAATGCTTCACTCAGAAGTCCAACATCATCATTcaccagaggatccacacaggggagcggccctttaaatgcgctgactgcgggaagagcttcatCGACAAGTCGCAGCTCATCACACACCGCCGGACCCACACGGGGGAGCGGCCCTTCACATGCAGCGAGTGCGGGAAGGGGTTCCGGCAGAAGATCACCCTGATCAcgcaccagagaatccacacaagGGAGGAGCCCTACACCTGTGCTCAGTGCAGCAAGAGCTTCAGTCAGAAGGCCAACCTCATGAGGCACCAGCTGATCCACACGCGGGAGGGGCCGTACATATGCACGGAGTGCGGAGAGAGCTACGGTGCCATTGGGCACCTGAAGAGGCACCAGCTGATCCATGCCGGGGAAAGGTCCCACGTCTGCACCAAATGCGGGAAGAACTTCACCCGCAAATCAAGCCTCAACAGGCACCAAGAGATCCATGCCAACGACAGGCCGtatgtggtggtggcagcagaaaACCTCACCGTGGTCTATGAGATAATGCAGGTCCCGCTCTAG
- the LOC144259993 gene encoding uncharacterized protein LOC144259993 codes for MITLLVHELPASSAPRNRTMEKLTVVKVEVEDLLKQPREKMYTCTICGNSFNHKGILAAHQKTHKEELLVEHHEQEGSAVTAGKLTSQQAGRRAEDASQEGMNQEGDLSVQKESLQKAKPYSCTDCEKSFKMKVDLTKHLRTHTGERPFPCTECGKRFITKSQLKEHQRIHTGERPYQCSECGKCFTQKSQLIVHQRIHTGEKPYKCGSCQKSFVDKSQLVAHHRIHTGDRPFKCGVCARGFRQKITLIKHQRVHTGEGMRRHGGPHAGNASQLIVPESTPDGEKIFRCGTCGKEFKKKSILVTHQRIHTGEEPYHCAECGKRFRQKIHLIRHQRTHARGEAHVCVECGEGFSSKGQLLRHQRCQHQSEGPHICPDCGRSFSQKVGLMAHQRVHEREKGDGSMAATDGSPGEAADERLPAKNGKGSGHSGDLTAPRKSQVYTCTQCGKTFTKKGNFANHQRAHTEERAHRCGVCGKKFTKRGELTKHERIHTGERPYVCADCGKRFTQRTQLVTHQRIHTGEKPYPCADCGKRFIDKSRLTVHRRIHTGDRPFQCTACSKGFRQKIALIKHHRVHERGRPDGEVSGGKEHECPQCGKGFGTKENLASHQRLHTTERPFKCSECGKSFTQKAQLVVHQRIHTGERPFRCADCHKGFIDKSRLIVHRRIHTGERPFKCTACGRAFTQKIALTTHQRVHMREHEAAREPDKYSKHGENDAGKAEPGEEWPFPCNVCGRGFRKEIALITHQRVHTKYEPNRCSKCGQVFPDKAQLLLHQPSHAEDRPFKCNTCGKDFKRKEILITHQRIHTGEVPFKCTECGKSFSQKANLMKHQLTHTRRGPFICSECGQSYTTLGHFKRHQRNHLRKQAPPGEGKDMAELDADGLLETGEHNGPIIVVKTEVDTDDYEVLQVS; via the coding sequence ATGATCACTCTTCTTGTGCATGAGCTTCCTGCCAGCTCAGCCCCAAGAAACCGCACTATGGAGAAGCTGACTGTTGTTAAGGTGGAAGTGGAAGATCTTCTCAAGCAACCCCGGGAGAAGATGTACACTTGCACTATCTGCGGGAACAGCTTTAATCACAAGGGCATCCTAGCCGCACACCAGAAGACCCACAAGGAGGAGTTGCTGGTGGAGCACCATGAGCAGGAGGGCAGTGCCGTCACAGCAGGAAAGCTAACGAGCCAGCAAGCCGGCAGAAGGGCAGAGGATGCCAGCCAGGAAGGCATGAACCAGGAGGGAGATCTCTCAGTGCAGAAGGAATCCCTGCAGAAAGCAAAGCCCTACTCTTGCACCGACTGTGAGAAGAGCTTCAAGATGAAGGTGGACCTCACCAAGCACCTCAGGACCCACACTGGGGAGAGGCCTTTCCCGTGCACTGAGTGCGGGAAGAGGTTCATCACCAAGTCGCAGCTGAAGGAGcaccagaggatccacacaggggagCGGCCTTACCAGTGCTCCGAGTGCGGGAAATGCTTCACGCAGAAGTCACAGCTCATCGTTCACCAGAGGATCCACACTGGTGAGAAGCCCTATAAGTGTGGCAGCTGCCAGAAGAGCTTTGTGGACAAGTCTCAGCTGGTTGCCCACCACCGTATCCACACAGGTGACCGCCCCTTCAAGTGCGGGGTGTGCGCCAGGGGTTTCCGCCAGAAGATCACCCTCATTAAACACCAGAGGGTCCACACTGGGGAGGGGATGCGACGGCATGGCGGGCCCCATGCTGGCAACGCCTCGCAGCTCATCGTGCCCGAGTCGACGCCGGACGGGGAGAAGATATTCCGATGCGGCACGTGTGGAAAGGAGTTCAAGAAGAAGTCGATCCTGGTGAcccatcagaggatccacactggGGAGGAACCCTACCATTGTGCCGAGTGCGGGAAGCGCTTCCGGCAGAAGATCCACCTAATCCGCCATCAGAGGACCCACGCCAGGGGGGAGGCCCATGTCTGTGTTGAGTGCGGGGAGGGCTTCAGCAGCAAGGGACAGCTACTAAGGCACCAGCGGTGCCAGCACCAGAGCGAGGGACCCCACATTTGTCCCGACTGTGGGAGAAGCTTTAGCCAGAAGGTAGGCCTCATGGCACACCAGAGAGTCCatgagagggagaagggagatgGGAGCATGGCCGCCACTGACGGGAGCCCTGGTGAGGCGGCAGATGAGAGGCTGCCTGCCAAAAATGGGAAAGGCAGCGGCCACTCAGGAGACCTGACGGCGCCACGTAAGAGCCAGGTCTACACCTGCACCCAGTGCGGCAAGACGTTCACCAAGAAAGGGAACTTTGCCAACCACCAGCGGGCCCACACAGAGGAACGGGCACATCGATGCGGCGTCTGTGGCAAGAAGTTCACCAAGAGGGGTGAGCTGACCAAGCACGAGCGGATCCACACGGGCGAGAGGCCATACGTCTGCGCCGACTGCGGCAAACGCTTCACCCAGCGCACCCAGCTGGTCACccaccagcgcatccacaccggCGAGAAGCCCTACCCCTGTGCCGACTGCGGCAAGCGCTTCATTGACAAGTCCCGGCTGACCGTGCACCGGCGTATCCACACCGGTGACCGGCCCTTCCAGTGCACAGCCTGCAGCAAGGGCTTCCGCCAGAAGATCGCCCTCATCAAGCACCACCGGGTCCACGAGAGGGGCCGGCCAGATGGGGAGGTCTCAGGGGGGAAGGAGCATGAATGCCCCCAGTGCGGTAAAGGCTTTGGCACCAAGGAGAACCTAGCCAGCCACCAGCGGCTCCACACCACCGAGAGGCCCTTCAAGTGCAgcgagtgcgggaagagcttcacaCAGAAAGCCCAGCTGGTGGtgcaccagcgcatccacactGGGGAGCGCCCCTTCCGCTGCGCCGACTGCCACAAGGGCTTCATTGACAAGTCCCGGCTCATCGTCCACCGCCGGATCCACACCGGCGAGCGGCCCTTCAAGTGCACGGCCTGCGGGAGGGCCTTCACGCAGAAGATCGCCCTGACCACCCACCAGAGAGTCCACATGAGGGAGCACGAGGCTGCCCGGGAGCCTGACAAATACTCCAAGCATGGAGAGAACGACGCGGGCAAGGCCGAGCCAGGCGAGGAGTGGCCCTTCCCCTGCAACGTATGCGGCCGGGGCTTCCGCAAGGAGATAGCCCTCATCACCCACCAGCGGGTCCACACCAAGTACGAACCCAACAGGTGCAGCAAGTGCGGCCAGGTCTTCCCCGACAAGGCCCAGCTGCTCCTGCATCAGCCCTCCCATGCGGAGGACCGGCCCTTTAAATGCAACACCTGCGGGAAAGATTTCAAGCGGAAAGAGATCCTGATCAcccaccagagaatccacacgggagaggtGCCTTTCAAATGCAccgagtgcgggaaaagcttctcCCAGAAGGCCAACCTCATGAAACACCAGCTCACCCATACCCGGAGGGGCCCCTTCATCTGTTCTGAGTGTGGGCAGAGCTACACCACCTTGGGTCATTTTAAAAGGCACCAGAGGAACCATCTGAGAAAGCAAGCCCctcctggggaggggaaagacaTGGCGGAGCTGGACGCAGACGGGCTGCTGGAGACTGGCGAGCACAACGGGCCCATCATCGTGGTGAAGACGGAAGTCGATACAGACGACTATGAGGTCCTGCAGGTCTCATGA